A single region of the Manihot esculenta cultivar AM560-2 chromosome 12, M.esculenta_v8, whole genome shotgun sequence genome encodes:
- the LOC110627968 gene encoding transcription factor MYB15 isoform X2, protein MVRSPFFDKNGLKKGAWSPEEDYKLRTYIVRYGHWNWRELPKFAGLQRCGKSCRLRWMNYLRPGVKHGKYSKEEEDLIIKLHNQLGNKWSRIAAELPGRTDNEIKNHWHTHLKKRSKESQRESGLKEKYSIEQSSETSQLNGDLKVESFVPNTPSHAILESFPLSPAPSSSEISHWTSDSNLATLSSTSTSSDWIAAEDSLPSFETFENTSEDFWTQPFVADQDGYKFPMLDEGLISSFLTSYEDSIDLFYKVMQELPGN, encoded by the exons ATGGTGAGATCTCCCTTCTTTGACAAAAATGGACTCAAGAAAGGTGCTTGGAGTCCTGAAGAAGACTACAAGTTAAGAACTTATATTGTGAGATATGGTCATTGGAACTGGCGTGAGCTTCCCAAGTTTGCAG GACTACAAAGATGCGGCAAGAGTTGCAGACTAAGATGGATGAACTATCTTCGTCCAGGCGTAAAACATGGAAAATACTCCAAAGAAGAAGAGGATTTAATCATCAAATTACATAATCAATTAGGGAATAA ATGGTCAAGAATTGCTGCAGAATTACCAGGAAGAACAGACAATGAGATTAAAAATCACTGGCACACCCATCTGAAGAAACGCTCAAAGGAAAGCCAAAGAGAATCTGGGTTGAAAGAAAAATACTCAATTGAGCAATCAAGTGAAACTTCCCAATTGAATGGGGATCTGAAAGTTGAGAGTTTTGTCCCAAATACTCCTTCACACGCTATATTGGAAAGCTTCCCATTATCCCCAGCGCCTTCTTCTAGCGAAATTTCCCACTGGACCTCAGATTCTAATCTGGCTACACTATCTAGTACTAGTACAAGTTCAGACTGGATTGCAGCAGAAGATAGCCTCCCTTCATTTGAAACATTTGAAAATACAAGCGAAGATTTCTGGACCCAACCATTTGTTGCAGACCAAGATGGTTATAAATTCCCAATGCTAGATGAGGGACTTATATCTTCATTTTTGACAAGCTATGAAGATAGTATAGATTTGTTCTACAAGGTGATGCAAGAACTTCCAGGGAATTAA
- the LOC110627968 gene encoding transcription factor MYB15 isoform X1, producing the protein MENIDLLFSDLVMTSFLFGLSSLFSLSRLMREANIEGNLIWVLDFTGLQRCGKSCRLRWMNYLRPGVKHGKYSKEEEDLIIKLHNQLGNKWSRIAAELPGRTDNEIKNHWHTHLKKRSKESQRESGLKEKYSIEQSSETSQLNGDLKVESFVPNTPSHAILESFPLSPAPSSSEISHWTSDSNLATLSSTSTSSDWIAAEDSLPSFETFENTSEDFWTQPFVADQDGYKFPMLDEGLISSFLTSYEDSIDLFYKVMQELPGN; encoded by the exons ATGGAGAAcattgatttattattttcagATCTAGTTATGACAAGCTTTCTCTTTGGCCTGTCTTCATTATTTTCTCTCAGCAGGTTGATGAGAGAAGCTAACATAGAAGGGAATCTGATTTGGGTTTTGGATTTTACAGGACTACAAAGATGCGGCAAGAGTTGCAGACTAAGATGGATGAACTATCTTCGTCCAGGCGTAAAACATGGAAAATACTCCAAAGAAGAAGAGGATTTAATCATCAAATTACATAATCAATTAGGGAATAA ATGGTCAAGAATTGCTGCAGAATTACCAGGAAGAACAGACAATGAGATTAAAAATCACTGGCACACCCATCTGAAGAAACGCTCAAAGGAAAGCCAAAGAGAATCTGGGTTGAAAGAAAAATACTCAATTGAGCAATCAAGTGAAACTTCCCAATTGAATGGGGATCTGAAAGTTGAGAGTTTTGTCCCAAATACTCCTTCACACGCTATATTGGAAAGCTTCCCATTATCCCCAGCGCCTTCTTCTAGCGAAATTTCCCACTGGACCTCAGATTCTAATCTGGCTACACTATCTAGTACTAGTACAAGTTCAGACTGGATTGCAGCAGAAGATAGCCTCCCTTCATTTGAAACATTTGAAAATACAAGCGAAGATTTCTGGACCCAACCATTTGTTGCAGACCAAGATGGTTATAAATTCCCAATGCTAGATGAGGGACTTATATCTTCATTTTTGACAAGCTATGAAGATAGTATAGATTTGTTCTACAAGGTGATGCAAGAACTTCCAGGGAATTAA